The DNA segment gtatatatttaaaattatgattttagatagatttttatctatttttttttgataaaatatattaaatcaacttgtataatattaataaaaaattaatacaaaaaTGTATAATTACCAAAATGTAcaaataaacaatatttttaaaatgtgtaGATATATAAaggaaattaataatattacgattaaaattttatatttttaaaataaaattgtaaagaatttgaaaatatttttagcagTAAAATTGTGTAgtgataacaaataaaaataaataatatttcaaaaattgtaaaacattatttaatgtCATATTTGAATACATTAATGATGATGTATACTTTACTACCATGTtctaaaaagtttaataaaaatataaataaacattaaatgtaattatCTATGTCATATTTAACCATAACCATGtcattatttttgttatgcTATGAAACTGATTGTAAAGagaatatgtatcaaaatcactTTGTAAATATTGGCAAAAGCTAATATACCCAATGATGTTCCGTATGCATACTACTTTTATATTCTTCATTTCATAACAGATGCTTTACACAAAGACTTTGTAAACTCGATtcattaatataaattgatgttataaaaagaaaaaaataataatgtctGGGGACAACGTCGTAAGATCTTATACCTTGTTTAGACGATGTGAGTCAACGTTGGACCAAATCAACAAATCATAGGTTCTCATACCTGTTTAGCCGATGCGAGTCAACGTTGGACCAAATCAACGAATCTGGCCCATTTAGTGCTCATCACTGCATTACTTAACAATGATGACTCTTAGATAGTACATGTGTAGTACAGCCACCGTGAAGCCACGTGGATGAATCCATTTGTGAGTGTTAAAAAACAATAGACCATTGGGCTCTCTTTAAATTTCTGGAATCTCTATAAAGAGAGATCCCAACCCGACAACACCAATACACCAACACCAATAAGACTAGCCAAAGAAAACAAtaagaacaaataaaaaaagatgaAGTGTTTGATCTGTCTCTCTCTTATCCTCCTCCCTCTCATCTCCGTCGTGGAAGGTAATCTTGGTGGCTGGACGCCGATCAAGGATTTATCTGATCCCAACATCCAAGCGGTAGCCAAGTATGCGGTCGATGAGCATAACAAGCAAATTACGGGGAATCTTGTGTTCGTGAAGATCCTCAAGGGAAAGGAGCAAGTGGTTGCCGGGAAGACGTACAGTCTCACCATCGCGGCAAAGAATGGAGGTGCTGGGACAAAGAACTACGAGGCTGTCGTGGTTGAAACGATGAGGAGTCATCACTTCGGCCTGCAGTCATTCAAGGCCTTATAGATCTAAGttcaatttttgtaaaaaaaatcgaCATGGAtcgtatatattataatattaatatttataggtTTCGATGATTTGAGATTTTGAAATTGTGTGtccttgtttgttttcttttgaataaaaactaaattatagATATGTTTCTTTCTAAGATTCAATAAGAGAATCAAGAGACCTGTTGTGTTACTTTGGACTTCTATCTAATTTCGAAAATTTGGATTTGAATCGGTAGATACGACAATGTGTCAATGTGATGAACGGCACGTGCGTCTTTCCTGACTTTTGGCTTCCCTGTATCTGTCTGTCCTTAACTCGATCGTTATTAACTGTACCGGAGAGATCGACACATTCGTATTTTTGAGGAATGACCGGtaaacattcacacttaaaacACAAACGGTTATTAATTTGACatgtttgattttgatttaggtGATGTTGATATGGATACAGTTTTTGAAGGTTTCGCCAAACTTGATGATGAGTCTGTGGCTTCTTTTCTcgtgtgatgatgatgaatcaaTGATTACTATATAGTACTGAATAGTTCGTTTGTAATTTGAGGAGAGTCCGGTTTGACACGGATCAGTTAAGCTTCTTCGGTAATGATAAGAGTTTGAGTTGTATTATTCTAGTATTCAGTTTTGTATTTTGTAGTTCGtatataatttgaattttgAGGAGAGTACAGTTTGGATCAGTTTATTTCTATGATGAGACAAACCTGGTCCAACTCAATCGGTAATGATATAGTTTGAGTTGTATTATTCTTAGTTCAATTTTTTAAGTATCGGTTCCAAAATCGTGAAATCTTTTTTTAATCATTACTAGGTGATGATCCGCTCCCTGCGCGGAGTGAATAGACTAAAAAAGTTTGTAATTTTGAGTCTATAGATATTTAGAAAGAAAGAGTTATGGTATCATATATTACATGTTATACAATGATGGATTGGAGTAAATTGCTTATGtttatataaggttaattacTTAAACTGTTAAAAACTTATGTTATTGGTTAGATGTAATCGAAGTTTTTCTGTGGAAGTAAATAATTATGTAAACTTAGTTATGGtattaagataaaaaaattaaattattgctTTCATAAGATTAAACGAAacacatataatataataataaaatgtgAAAAGCAGAATTTATGAGGAAAGTTTTTAaggaaaatgaaaaaataacaaCTGCTGTGGAAAGTATTTTCAGAACTCTCAGTTTGCAATCATATAAAGAGTAATATCAAAgaatataaattatcaaaataaaaagaattataaaTTCGAACTCATTAAACGAAATgtattactttaaaaaaaatgtattaccTTTTTCTGAAAGCATCGATTTCTACATCATATGGCTCAAACACAATTTTGAAAAACCCATCAATGTTAAGTTCTTGAATCGAACTTATCATGATAATGTAAATAATTTGAGAAAAATATGGAAATAAGATCAGCTCGACcgcttttaaaatatatatatatatatattaaagtacATTATCTTTTCTCCAATTAATTTGCCAAAACTGTAAAACACAGAGTAAAACGTCTGCATTTGTCGCATCCCATAAATCTTGGAAAGCGTGAGCAAGTGTTCCATAAGCAACACACTTAATGAGGACGTTCCCGTAAGTTgtgaaaaaaaagtttacacATATGCTATCAACCAAATTTGTCAATTATGTTTGTGAATGTCGACTACTTACTCCATATCTACTACAAAGAAACAAATTTTATGATCAAGAAAACCATTGTTCCCGTCTTCGTTCATATATTCTTCAAGAAATCCTACTCCTACCACAGCCCCGTAAATATCGGTTTCATATGAGAAAATCATGTACTCATTATTAGACAGTCCTCACTAAAATGTTCATAGATTTTGTAACTTGGTAACtttcaaattataataaatttgacAGAATAGAAAACATACCAATAGAAAAATTAGGATGGGCTAGGCCATGATAGACGTCAATGAAGTTTGAAAAACAATAACAGTTGGACTTCAGGATTGGATCGATCTTCAAAACTATAGAGGATTTATTGAGGTTAAGATGAAATCGGTTCTTTTACAACCGAACACGCTCTGTTGTAGGAttcaaactgattttttttttcataacagTGACATTCCGCCAGAGGCATTTCGGTTGAAGAATCCAAATCTTCGAGAAAATTGGCTTGCATGGTATTTCCCTGTTTGAGAGACGTAAAAATGAGttagtaaaaactaaaaacattaaCATAACGGATACATGTAAgttataacaataaaaaaaggaaTCATGACAATTACTCGTATCCCTTATTAGATAAGGAAATTACCTAACGGGGTTATACGCTCCTTTGTAAATGTTATGAGAAGGAGACGGTGATGAAACAATAAAGGTATGCGGCCTTATTTTTATATGGATAGTTGAACGTATCAGGGTGGATTTGCGTAGATAATCGTCTTCTTAATAATCAGAATTCAAATTAATCCTTGAATATCAAGGACTTGCCTTAAAACACATCCATGCGAATCACTTTTCCTATTATAGGAAACAAACTGTAAATCTGGtcaacttaataaaaaaattaatcaatcaGCGTCTATTTAAAATACGTCTAAATAAAGTTTCGACGTTGACTTTCCTTaacaaatttgaattatattaATGACTATATATATTACCGAAATATTGATATATTTAGCTTTATACATTCCAATTTTGTAATATTAGGAAGATCGTGGATTATGGCAAGTATCACGTGATTGACAATACCCAGCTCCATCTTTGTAGGGTAAGTGTCGTATTCACGTACTTTTTATATGGAAAGTCGCACGTATTAAGGTTGTATATTCGAAAACGTATGTGCCAATAGCCTGCAATCAtgaaatataattatgtttacAATAAAGATCCATAAAATGAAACTTATACTATATGTTTGTGCCAATGACATGACATGTAATTACTCTAAGCTAAAAATGACTATTAAAAAAACGATGTGAGGTGAAATGTGGTGTTGAAACATAAGTAATGGCAAAGTTGTTAATCACACATGAAGccaatgtttattttaaaaagttatctTCGAATAATAAGAAGGGGATATGTCTTTTACACTTTTCGCTATCGTGTTTGTCTATTTCTATTGGTTATTGTGTTTGGACAAGTCCTATCTTCATC comes from the Brassica rapa cultivar Chiifu-401-42 chromosome A01, CAAS_Brap_v3.01, whole genome shotgun sequence genome and includes:
- the LOC108868786 gene encoding cysteine proteinase inhibitor 4; the encoded protein is MKCLICLSLILLPLISVVEGNLGGWTPIKDLSDPNIQAVAKYAVDEHNKQITGNLVFVKILKGKEQVVAGKTYSLTIAAKNGGAGTKNYEAVVVETMRSHHFGLQSFKAL